In one window of Skermanella rosea DNA:
- the glyA gene encoding serine hydroxymethyltransferase, whose amino-acid sequence MSHSIERFFTARLADSDPELSDSLARELHRQQDQIELIASENIVSSAVLEAQGSVLTNKYAEGYPGRRYYGGCEFVDVAEQIAIDRAKALFGCTYANVQPHSGAQANQAVFMALLQPGDTILGMSLAAGGHLTHGASVNQSGKWFNAVQYGVRRDDALIDYDQIRDFAREHRPKLIVAGGSAYPRVIDFAAFREIADEVGAYLMVDMAHYAGLIAGGVYPNPVPHAHVTTTTTHKTLRGPRGGMVLSNDTDLGKKINSAVFPGLQGGPLMHVIAAKAVSFGEALRPEFKTYARSVVDNARALASRLVEGGVDIVSGGTDSHIVLVDLRPKGLTGKAAEASLERAGMTCNKNGIPFDPEKPMVTSGVRLGTPAATTRGFGTAEFTQVGEMITQVLDGLAAAGGSGDNAAVEAKVRERVQALCARFPIYSGAPLAAAAE is encoded by the coding sequence ATGTCGCACTCCATCGAACGGTTCTTCACCGCCCGCCTCGCCGACAGCGATCCCGAGCTGTCGGACTCGCTTGCCCGGGAACTGCACCGGCAGCAGGACCAGATCGAGCTGATCGCGTCGGAGAACATCGTCTCCTCCGCCGTGCTGGAGGCCCAGGGGTCCGTCCTGACCAACAAGTACGCGGAGGGCTATCCCGGCCGCCGATACTATGGCGGCTGCGAGTTCGTCGATGTCGCCGAACAGATCGCGATCGACCGGGCCAAGGCGCTGTTCGGCTGCACTTACGCCAACGTCCAGCCGCACTCGGGCGCCCAGGCCAACCAGGCGGTCTTCATGGCGCTGCTCCAGCCGGGCGACACCATCCTCGGCATGTCGCTGGCGGCCGGAGGCCATCTGACCCATGGCGCCTCGGTCAACCAGTCCGGCAAGTGGTTCAACGCCGTGCAGTACGGCGTCCGGCGCGACGATGCGCTGATCGACTATGACCAGATCCGCGACTTCGCGCGCGAGCACAGGCCGAAGCTGATCGTCGCCGGCGGCTCGGCCTATCCCCGGGTGATCGACTTCGCCGCGTTCCGGGAGATCGCCGACGAGGTCGGGGCATACCTGATGGTGGACATGGCCCACTATGCCGGCCTGATCGCGGGCGGCGTCTATCCCAATCCGGTCCCGCACGCCCATGTCACCACGACGACGACGCACAAGACGCTCCGCGGTCCGCGCGGCGGCATGGTGCTGTCCAACGACACCGACCTGGGCAAGAAGATCAACTCCGCCGTTTTCCCGGGATTGCAGGGCGGTCCGCTGATGCATGTGATCGCCGCGAAGGCGGTGTCGTTCGGCGAGGCGCTGCGGCCGGAGTTCAAGACCTATGCCCGGTCGGTCGTGGATAATGCCCGCGCGCTGGCTTCAAGGCTGGTCGAGGGCGGGGTGGATATCGTGTCGGGCGGAACCGACAGCCACATCGTGCTGGTCGACCTGCGGCCCAAGGGCCTGACCGGCAAGGCCGCCGAGGCGAGCCTGGAGCGCGCCGGGATGACCTGCAACAAGAACGGCATCCCGTTCGACCCGGAGAAGCCGATGGTGACCTCGGGCGTGCGTCTCGGCACCCCGGCCGCCACGACGCGGGGCTTCGGCACGGCGGAGTTCACCCAGGTCGGCGAGATGATCACCCAGGTCCTGGACGGGCTGGCCGCCGCCGGCGGTTCCGGCGACAACGCAGCGGTCGAGGCCAAGGTTCGGGAGCGGGTGCAGGCCTTGTGCGCCCGCTTCCCGATCTATTCGGGAGCGCCCTTGGCGGCCGCGGCGGAGTGA
- a CDS encoding L-serine ammonia-lyase: MSVSVFDIFKIGIGPSSSHTVGPMKAAAAFIGALDERGLLAGTHRVTAELFGSLALTGVGHGTDRAVLLGLSGAEPDAVDPDRIAGILEGIRSDRRISLKDRHEVAFDEGGDLVLHRDETLPGHPNGMRFTAFDADGAVLDTRIFYSIGGGFVVTEEEMFRNERVADAPPVPYDFVSGSQMLEAARTSGLSIAEMMRANERVRRTDAEIDAGLRRIWDAMQACVARGLTQEGKLPGGLDVRRRAAALHRELNGRAEASLRDPMAIMDWVSLYAIAVNEENAAGGRVVTAPTNGAAGLIPAVLHYYDRFCFGRSEQGVFTFLLTAGAIGGLYKRNASISGAEVGCQGEVGVACSMAAAGLAAAQGGTPEQVENAAEIGMEHNLGLTCDPIGGLVQIPCIERNAIGATKAINAARLALRSDGRHHVSLDKVIRTMRETGADMQTKYKETSLGGLAVNFIEC; encoded by the coding sequence ATGTCGGTCAGCGTGTTCGACATCTTCAAGATCGGCATCGGGCCGTCCAGCTCCCACACCGTCGGACCGATGAAGGCGGCCGCCGCTTTCATCGGCGCGCTGGACGAGCGTGGCCTCCTCGCCGGTACGCATCGCGTCACCGCCGAATTGTTCGGCTCGCTGGCCCTGACCGGTGTCGGCCACGGTACCGACCGGGCGGTCTTGCTGGGGCTGTCCGGGGCGGAACCCGATGCCGTCGATCCGGACCGGATTGCGGGGATCCTGGAGGGCATCAGGTCCGACCGCCGGATCTCGCTCAAGGACCGTCACGAGGTCGCGTTCGATGAAGGCGGGGACCTTGTCCTTCACCGCGACGAAACCTTGCCGGGTCATCCCAACGGCATGCGTTTCACGGCGTTCGACGCCGACGGGGCGGTGCTGGACACCCGGATCTTTTACTCGATCGGTGGCGGCTTCGTCGTGACGGAGGAGGAGATGTTCCGCAACGAGCGCGTGGCCGATGCCCCTCCAGTGCCCTACGACTTCGTCAGCGGCAGCCAGATGCTGGAGGCGGCCCGCACCTCCGGCCTGTCGATCGCCGAGATGATGCGGGCCAACGAGCGGGTCCGGCGCACGGATGCCGAGATCGACGCCGGCCTGCGCCGCATCTGGGATGCCATGCAGGCCTGCGTCGCCCGGGGCCTGACGCAGGAGGGCAAGCTGCCCGGCGGCCTCGACGTCCGCCGCCGCGCCGCGGCGTTGCACCGCGAGCTGAACGGCAGGGCGGAGGCGTCGCTCCGCGATCCCATGGCGATCATGGACTGGGTCAGCCTCTATGCCATCGCGGTCAACGAGGAGAACGCGGCGGGCGGGCGCGTCGTCACGGCGCCGACCAACGGGGCGGCCGGCCTGATCCCGGCGGTGCTTCACTACTACGACCGCTTCTGCTTCGGCCGCAGCGAGCAGGGTGTCTTCACCTTCCTGCTGACCGCCGGCGCCATCGGCGGCCTCTACAAGCGCAACGCCTCGATCTCGGGTGCTGAGGTCGGCTGCCAGGGGGAGGTCGGCGTCGCCTGTTCCATGGCCGCCGCCGGCCTCGCCGCCGCCCAGGGCGGCACGCCGGAGCAGGTCGAGAACGCCGCCGAGATCGGGATGGAGCACAATCTGGGCCTGACCTGCGACCCGATCGGCGGCCTGGTCCAGATCCCCTGCATCGAGCGCAATGCGATCGGCGCCACCAAGGCGATCAACGCCGCGCGGCTGGCGTTGCGCAGCGACGGCCGGCACCATGTCTCGCTCGATAAGGTGATCCGCACCATGCGCGAGACCGGCGCCGACATGCAGACGAAATACAAGGAAACCTCGCTTGGCGGCCTCGCCGTCAACTTTATCGAATGCTGA
- a CDS encoding sarcosine oxidase subunit gamma codes for MADTLLRRGGAERFTQAVATLVGGPGLGLVELTPPGQINLRGRPSDPRFVRTVGAVLGCVLPLSANTVTSAADVTVLWLGPDEWLLVTPPGEETALVARLREALGDLHAAVTDVTGNRTRLRLSGPGARETLMKGCSLDLHPSCFKPGQCAQTLLARAGIILHQIDDAPTYDVYPRRSFTEYTWMWLSDAMAEYRR; via the coding sequence ATGGCTGACACCCTGCTCCGGCGCGGCGGCGCCGAGCGCTTCACCCAGGCCGTCGCGACGCTGGTCGGCGGTCCCGGCCTCGGGCTGGTCGAGCTGACGCCGCCCGGCCAGATCAACCTGCGCGGCCGGCCATCCGATCCCAGGTTCGTCCGCACGGTCGGCGCCGTGCTGGGCTGCGTCCTTCCGCTCAGCGCGAACACGGTGACGTCCGCCGCCGACGTGACCGTGCTGTGGCTCGGTCCCGACGAGTGGCTTCTCGTGACTCCTCCGGGAGAGGAGACCGCGCTGGTCGCCCGGCTGCGCGAAGCCTTGGGCGACCTGCACGCCGCGGTTACCGACGTGACCGGTAACCGCACCCGCCTGCGCCTCTCCGGTCCCGGTGCCCGCGAGACGCTGATGAAGGGATGCAGCCTCGACCTGCATCCGTCCTGTTTCAAGCCGGGCCAGTGCGCCCAGACCCTGCTCGCCCGCGCCGGCATCATCCTGCACCAGATCGACGACGCGCCCACCTACGACGTCTACCCGCGCCGGTCCTTCACGGAATACACCTGGATGTGGCTGAGCGACGCCATGGCGGAGTACCGGCGCTAA
- a CDS encoding sarcosine oxidase subunit alpha, producing MTNNAFRTSSGGRIDRGRPVGFTFNGRRYRGFEGDTLASALLANGVHLVGRSFKYHRPRGILSAGSEEPNALIQLERGGRTEPNLRATQIEIYEGLVAGSQNAWPSVETDVGAINNVLSKIFVAGFYYKTFMHPQSFWMKVYEPVIRRAAGLGKAPAEPDPDFYDKMHVHADVLVAGAGPSGLMAALAAARTGARVILADEQNEFGGSLLGTHETIDGRPAADWVRDAVAELKTFPEVRLLPRTTVTGYYDHNYLILAERRTDHLPRGSAPGISRQRLWKVRAKQVVLATGAHERPLVFADNDRPGVMLAGAARTYVNRFGTLPGRRAVVLTNNDSAYAAALDMNDAGIEIAAIVDLRTQAGGPLAAEAKRRGMRILANTAVTATQGSKRVTGVEVMMMNGPGEGVIGAPTRIECDLVAMSGGWNPAVHLFSQSTGKLRYDDALACFVPGVSVQAERSAGSCKGTFDLPGCLAEGAAAGAEAARAAGHGDGSAPAVPAAASVPHQPIRPLWIVPTTAPVGHGKAKHFVDFQNDVSAADVLLASREGYQSVEHLKRYTTTGMGTDQGKTSNVNALAILAKSLASPIPQVGTTTFRPPYTPTTYGVLAGRDVGELADAARVTPMHSWHVARKAAFEDVGQWKRPWYFPQGGEDMHAAVRRECRAVRNAVGVLDASTLGKIDIQGPDAAQLLNRVYTNAFLKLEVGRCRYGVMCKEDGMVMDDGVTTRLGPNHFLMTTTTGNAAKVLDWLEDYIQTEWPDLRVFLTSVTEHWATASVAGPKAREVVAELAPGLDLSADAFPFMSYREAAVAGVPARIFRISFTGELSYEINVPAQHGLHLWEEIMRVGEKHGITPYGTETMHVLRAEKGYIIVGQETDATVTPQDLGMGWVVSKQKADFIGKRSFTREDTARSDRKQLVGLLTEDPNEVLPEGAQLTATAGGHPPVRMLGHVTSSYSSDTLGRSIALALVSDGFNRMGQDVYAPLEGGKTVKCAVTKPVFYDPEGVRLHG from the coding sequence ATGACCAACAACGCTTTCCGCACTTCTTCAGGCGGCCGTATCGACCGTGGCCGGCCCGTCGGCTTCACCTTCAACGGCCGCCGATACAGGGGCTTCGAGGGCGACACGCTGGCCTCGGCCCTGCTCGCCAACGGCGTCCATCTCGTCGGCCGCAGCTTCAAGTACCACCGGCCGCGCGGCATCCTGTCCGCCGGATCGGAGGAGCCCAACGCGCTGATCCAGCTGGAGCGCGGCGGCCGGACCGAACCGAACCTGCGCGCCACCCAGATCGAGATCTACGAAGGTCTGGTCGCCGGAAGCCAGAACGCCTGGCCGTCGGTAGAGACCGACGTGGGCGCCATCAACAACGTGCTGTCCAAGATCTTCGTCGCCGGCTTCTACTACAAGACCTTCATGCATCCGCAGAGCTTCTGGATGAAGGTCTACGAGCCGGTGATCCGCCGGGCGGCGGGCCTGGGCAAGGCCCCGGCCGAGCCGGATCCCGACTTCTACGACAAGATGCATGTCCACGCCGACGTGCTGGTCGCCGGCGCCGGTCCGTCCGGCCTGATGGCGGCGCTGGCCGCCGCCCGGACGGGTGCCCGCGTCATCCTGGCGGACGAGCAGAACGAGTTCGGCGGTTCCTTGCTCGGCACGCACGAGACGATCGACGGCCGGCCCGCCGCCGACTGGGTGCGCGATGCGGTCGCCGAGCTGAAGACCTTCCCCGAGGTGCGCCTGCTGCCGCGCACCACCGTGACCGGCTACTACGACCACAACTACCTGATCCTGGCGGAGCGGCGGACCGACCACCTGCCGCGCGGCTCGGCGCCCGGGATTTCCCGCCAGCGCCTCTGGAAGGTCCGCGCCAAGCAGGTCGTGCTGGCGACCGGGGCGCACGAACGCCCGCTGGTGTTCGCCGACAACGACCGTCCCGGCGTCATGCTGGCGGGCGCCGCCCGGACCTATGTCAACCGCTTCGGAACCCTGCCGGGCCGCCGCGCCGTGGTGTTGACCAACAACGACAGCGCCTACGCCGCCGCCCTCGACATGAACGATGCCGGCATCGAGATCGCCGCCATCGTCGACCTCCGCACCCAGGCCGGCGGCCCGCTGGCGGCCGAAGCGAAGCGGCGCGGCATGCGCATCCTGGCGAACACGGCGGTCACGGCGACGCAGGGGAGCAAGCGGGTGACCGGCGTCGAGGTCATGATGATGAACGGTCCCGGCGAAGGCGTGATCGGCGCTCCGACCAGGATCGAGTGCGACCTCGTCGCCATGTCGGGCGGCTGGAACCCGGCGGTCCACCTGTTCTCGCAGTCTACCGGCAAGTTGCGCTACGACGATGCGCTGGCCTGCTTCGTTCCGGGCGTGTCGGTCCAGGCCGAGCGGTCGGCGGGGTCCTGCAAGGGAACTTTCGACCTTCCCGGGTGCCTCGCGGAGGGTGCCGCCGCCGGCGCGGAGGCGGCCCGGGCGGCCGGCCATGGCGACGGTTCGGCTCCTGCGGTCCCGGCCGCGGCGTCGGTGCCGCACCAGCCGATCCGGCCGCTCTGGATCGTTCCGACGACGGCCCCGGTCGGCCATGGCAAGGCCAAGCACTTCGTCGATTTCCAGAACGACGTGTCCGCCGCCGACGTGCTGCTGGCGTCCCGCGAAGGCTACCAGTCGGTCGAGCACCTGAAGCGATACACGACCACCGGCATGGGCACCGACCAGGGCAAGACCTCCAACGTCAATGCCCTGGCGATCCTGGCGAAGTCGCTGGCCTCGCCTATCCCGCAGGTCGGCACCACCACCTTCCGCCCGCCCTATACGCCGACGACATACGGCGTGCTGGCCGGCCGCGACGTCGGCGAACTGGCCGACGCCGCCCGCGTCACGCCGATGCATTCCTGGCACGTCGCCCGCAAGGCCGCGTTCGAGGATGTCGGCCAGTGGAAGCGGCCCTGGTACTTCCCGCAGGGCGGCGAGGACATGCATGCCGCCGTCCGGCGCGAATGCAGGGCGGTTCGGAACGCGGTCGGCGTGCTCGACGCCTCGACCCTGGGCAAGATCGACATCCAGGGACCCGACGCGGCGCAGCTTCTCAACCGCGTCTACACCAACGCCTTCCTGAAACTGGAGGTGGGGCGCTGCCGCTACGGCGTGATGTGCAAGGAGGACGGGATGGTGATGGACGACGGCGTCACCACGCGCCTCGGCCCCAACCATTTCCTGATGACCACCACCACCGGCAACGCCGCCAAGGTGCTGGACTGGCTGGAGGACTACATCCAGACCGAGTGGCCGGACCTACGCGTGTTCCTGACCTCCGTCACCGAGCACTGGGCGACGGCCTCGGTTGCCGGCCCGAAGGCCCGCGAGGTGGTGGCGGAACTGGCGCCCGGGCTGGACCTGAGCGCCGATGCATTTCCCTTCATGTCGTATCGGGAGGCCGCGGTGGCGGGCGTCCCGGCCCGGATCTTCCGCATCAGCTTCACCGGCGAGCTGTCCTACGAGATCAACGTGCCGGCCCAGCACGGCCTGCATCTCTGGGAAGAGATCATGCGGGTCGGCGAGAAGCACGGCATCACGCCCTACGGCACCGAGACCATGCACGTGCTTCGGGCCGAGAAGGGCTACATCATCGTCGGCCAGGAGACGGACGCGACGGTGACCCCCCAGGACCTCGGCATGGGCTGGGTGGTGTCCAAGCAGAAGGCCGACTTCATCGGCAAGCGGTCCTTCACCCGCGAGGACACGGCGCGGAGCGATCGCAAGCAGCTGGTGGGCCTCCTGACCGAGGATCCGAACGAGGTGCTGCCGGAGGGGGCGCAGCTGACCGCGACGGCCGGCGGCCATCCGCCGGTGCGGATGCTGGGCCATGTCACGTCCAGCTATTCCAGCGACACGCTGGGCCGCTCGATCGCCTTGGCGCTGGTCTCCGACGGCTTCAACCGGATGGGCCAGGATGTCTATGCGCCGCTGGAGGGCGGCAAGACCGTCAAATGCGCCGTCACAAAGCCCGTGTTCTACGATCCCGAGGGAGTGCGTCTCCATGGCTGA
- a CDS encoding sarcosine oxidase subunit delta, which produces MLLINCPWCGPRDETEFGYGGEAHRARPADPSSLGDAEWAEFLFMRTNPKGAHRERWVHSHGCRRWFNVERHTVTNQILRVYPIGGTDAVAERPVEQVVETKEPKQGSGS; this is translated from the coding sequence ATGCTCCTGATCAACTGCCCCTGGTGCGGCCCGCGCGACGAGACCGAATTCGGCTACGGCGGCGAAGCCCACCGCGCCCGCCCGGCCGACCCGTCTTCCCTCGGCGATGCCGAATGGGCCGAGTTCCTGTTCATGCGCACCAACCCCAAGGGCGCCCACCGCGAACGCTGGGTTCACAGCCATGGCTGCCGCCGCTGGTTCAACGTCGAGCGCCATACCGTGACCAACCAGATCCTGCGGGTCTATCCGATCGGCGGCACCGATGCCGTCGCGGAGCGGCCGGTGGAACAGGTGGTCGAGACGAAGGAACCCAAGCAGGGGAGCGGGTCATGA
- a CDS encoding sarcosine oxidase subunit beta family protein: MAKYSIFSLVKNAASHHQNWDRAWRDNRPKADGYDVVIIGGGGHGLATAYYLAKEHGITNVAVIERSWLGGGNTGRNTTIIRSNYLWDESAALYEKSLQLYEGLSQELNYNIMFSQRGVLNLAHNLGDVREGMRRVNALRLNGIDSEWLTAEQVKEFCPIINISKDVRYPIMGGTLQRRAGTARHDAVAWGFARAASARGVDIIQNCEVTGIRRENGKVVGVETSMGFVKAGKVGIVAAGHSSVVAGMADLRLPVESHPLQALVSEPVKPVIDCVVMSNTVHVYVSQSDKGELVMGAGIDAYTGYGQRGSFHVIEHQMGALLELFPIFSRLRMLRQWGGIVDVCPDASPIISKTPVENLFINCGWGTGGFKATPGSGFVFAHTIARGEPHALNAAFGLERFTTGHLIDEHGAAAVAH, encoded by the coding sequence ATGGCGAAATACTCGATTTTCTCCCTCGTGAAGAACGCGGCGTCCCACCATCAGAATTGGGACCGCGCCTGGCGCGACAACCGGCCGAAAGCCGACGGCTACGACGTCGTGATCATCGGCGGCGGCGGGCACGGGCTGGCGACGGCCTACTACCTCGCCAAGGAGCACGGCATCACCAACGTGGCCGTAATCGAGCGGAGCTGGCTGGGCGGCGGCAACACCGGCCGCAACACCACCATCATCCGGTCGAACTACCTGTGGGACGAGAGCGCGGCGCTCTACGAGAAGTCGCTCCAGCTCTACGAGGGGCTGAGCCAGGAGCTGAACTACAACATCATGTTCAGCCAGCGCGGCGTGCTCAACCTCGCCCATAACCTGGGCGACGTGCGCGAGGGAATGCGCCGGGTCAACGCCCTGCGCCTCAACGGCATCGACAGCGAGTGGCTGACGGCGGAGCAGGTCAAGGAATTCTGCCCGATCATCAACATCTCCAAGGATGTCCGCTACCCGATCATGGGCGGCACCCTGCAGCGCCGCGCCGGCACCGCCCGCCACGACGCGGTCGCCTGGGGCTTCGCGCGGGCCGCCAGCGCCCGGGGCGTCGATATCATCCAGAACTGCGAGGTCACCGGCATCCGCCGCGAGAACGGCAAGGTGGTCGGCGTCGAGACCTCCATGGGCTTCGTCAAGGCCGGTAAGGTCGGCATCGTCGCCGCCGGCCATTCCAGCGTCGTGGCCGGCATGGCCGACCTGCGGCTTCCGGTGGAGAGCCATCCGCTCCAGGCGCTGGTGTCGGAGCCGGTCAAGCCGGTTATCGACTGCGTCGTGATGTCCAACACCGTCCACGTCTATGTCAGCCAGTCCGACAAGGGCGAGTTGGTCATGGGCGCCGGCATCGACGCCTATACCGGCTATGGCCAGCGCGGCAGCTTCCACGTGATCGAGCACCAGATGGGTGCGCTGCTGGAGCTGTTCCCGATCTTCAGCCGGCTGCGCATGCTGCGCCAGTGGGGCGGCATCGTCGATGTCTGTCCCGACGCCAGCCCGATCATCTCGAAGACGCCGGTGGAGAACCTGTTCATCAACTGCGGCTGGGGAACCGGCGGCTTCAAGGCGACGCCGGGGTCCGGCTTCGTCTTCGCCCATACCATAGCCCGGGGCGAGCCGCACGCGCTGAACGCCGCCTTCGGCCTGGAACGCTTCACCACCGGCCACCTGATCGACGAGCACGGCGCCGCCGCCGTCGCCCACTGA
- the yddG gene encoding aromatic amino acid exporter YddG, translated as MSTSSPIMAPGRSATTGRATLIGISAILMWALLAPLTALTGALPPFQTVAVAFAIGGLTGICGTLAGGRSPVRAMRQPAAAWALSVGGLFGFHFLYFLSLKSAPPVEANLINYLWPLFIVLFSALLPGERLRWWHIAGAFAGLAGTALLVTRGGGLAVRTEYLPGYVAALGSALIWTTYSLLNRRFGQVPTDAVAGFCLATAVLALACHLAWETTVWPDDAVGWAALIGLGIGPVGAAFFAWDHGVKRGDIRALGALSYGAPLISTLLMITFGLAEGHWTVWAACALIVGGALLASREMLRR; from the coding sequence ATGAGCACGTCCTCCCCCATCATGGCCCCCGGGCGCTCCGCCACCACCGGCCGCGCCACGCTGATCGGCATCTCCGCGATCCTGATGTGGGCCCTGCTGGCTCCGCTCACGGCGCTGACCGGCGCGCTGCCGCCGTTCCAGACGGTGGCCGTCGCCTTCGCGATCGGGGGACTGACGGGGATCTGCGGCACCCTGGCGGGCGGCCGAAGCCCGGTGCGGGCCATGCGCCAGCCGGCCGCCGCCTGGGCCTTGAGCGTCGGCGGCCTGTTCGGCTTCCACTTCCTGTATTTCCTGTCGCTGAAATCGGCCCCGCCGGTCGAGGCCAACCTGATCAATTACCTGTGGCCGCTGTTCATCGTGCTGTTCTCGGCCCTGCTGCCCGGCGAGCGCCTGCGCTGGTGGCACATCGCCGGCGCCTTCGCCGGCTTGGCGGGAACGGCCCTGCTGGTGACCCGGGGCGGCGGCTTGGCGGTCCGCACCGAGTACCTGCCGGGCTACGTCGCGGCGCTGGGCAGCGCCCTGATCTGGACGACCTATTCGCTGCTGAACCGGCGTTTCGGGCAGGTGCCGACGGATGCGGTCGCGGGCTTCTGCCTCGCGACGGCGGTACTGGCGCTGGCGTGCCATCTGGCCTGGGAGACGACGGTCTGGCCGGACGACGCGGTCGGCTGGGCGGCGTTGATCGGGTTGGGGATCGGCCCGGTGGGCGCCGCCTTCTTCGCCTGGGACCATGGCGTCAAGCGCGGCGACATCCGCGCGCTGGGCGCCTTGTCATACGGGGCGCCGCTGATATCGACGCTGCTGATGATCACCTTCGGGCTGGCCGAGGGGCACTGGACGGTATGGGCTGCCTGCGCGCTGATCGTCGGTGGTGCCCTGCTGGCAAGCCGGGAGATGCTGCGGCGGTAG
- a CDS encoding GlxA family transcriptional regulator, with protein MSCTGLSVGFVLTNNFTLTALSTFMDALRLAADDGDGSRQIRCRWTIMGSSPEPVRSSCGIPVARWEAFQDPRQFDYIVVVGGLLHAGPQLDAQAVEYLRTAAAQGVGLVGVCTGSFVLSRAGLMRNRRCCVSWYHYRDYLEEFPDHQPVAEQLYVVDRDRITCAGGAGVADLAAFLIERHLGSACAQKTMHIMLIDKARPPGQSQPQPPTASMEGAAAVVNDRVRRALLLMEQNLSDPLTVEQIASRLSVSTRQFERLFRDATAMSPTGFYRLLRLRYGHWLLRNSARSVTDIAQETGFADCAHFSRQFREVYGVSPSELRRDGPAPEPAVLAEGLRAVTALALDRDMVPPDRRLFE; from the coding sequence ATGAGCTGCACCGGGCTTTCCGTCGGGTTCGTCCTGACCAACAACTTCACGCTGACGGCGCTGTCGACCTTCATGGACGCGCTGCGGCTGGCCGCCGACGACGGCGACGGCAGCCGGCAGATCCGCTGCCGCTGGACCATCATGGGCTCCTCCCCCGAACCGGTCAGGTCGAGCTGCGGCATCCCGGTCGCCCGCTGGGAAGCGTTCCAGGACCCGCGCCAGTTCGATTACATCGTGGTGGTCGGAGGCTTGCTCCACGCCGGCCCCCAGCTGGACGCGCAGGCGGTCGAATACCTGCGCACCGCCGCGGCGCAAGGCGTCGGGCTGGTCGGGGTCTGCACCGGCAGCTTCGTGCTCAGCCGCGCCGGGCTGATGCGCAACCGGCGCTGCTGCGTGAGCTGGTACCATTACCGCGACTACCTGGAGGAGTTTCCCGATCATCAGCCGGTCGCGGAGCAGCTCTACGTCGTGGACCGCGACCGCATCACCTGCGCCGGCGGGGCGGGTGTCGCCGACCTCGCCGCCTTCCTGATCGAGCGGCACCTGGGCTCCGCCTGCGCCCAGAAGACGATGCACATCATGCTGATCGACAAGGCCCGCCCGCCCGGCCAGTCGCAGCCGCAGCCTCCGACGGCCTCGATGGAGGGAGCGGCCGCCGTCGTCAACGACCGCGTCCGCCGCGCGCTGCTTCTGATGGAGCAGAACCTGAGCGATCCGCTGACGGTCGAGCAGATAGCATCCCGCCTGAGCGTCAGCACCCGCCAGTTCGAGCGGCTGTTCCGCGATGCCACGGCGATGAGCCCGACCGGCTTCTACCGCCTGCTTCGCCTGCGCTACGGCCACTGGCTGCTGCGCAACTCCGCCCGGTCGGTGACCGACATCGCCCAGGAGACAGGCTTCGCCGACTGTGCCCACTTCTCCCGCCAGTTCCGCGAAGTCTACGGCGTCAGCCCGAGCGAACTGCGGCGGGACGGGCCGGCACCGGAACCGGCGGTGCTGGCGGAGGGACTGCGGGCGGTGACGGCGCTGGCGCTGGACCGGGACATGGTACCGCCGGACCGGCGCTTGTTCGAGTGA